The following proteins are co-located in the Fluviicola sp. genome:
- the murQ gene encoding N-acetylmuramic acid 6-phosphate etherase, with protein MKRITESESNHHDLDHQSTRELLIGINEEDHTVPLAVEKEIPQIEKLVDGCVERMREGGRLFYMGAGTSGRLGIVDASECPPTFGVPHGMVIGIIAGGDQAIRKAVEFAEDDRQQGWKDLEAFNVTEKDIVVGIAASGTTPYVLGALETAKKHGILTGGISCNPGSPLSQLADIAITPVVGPEFVTGSTRMKSGTAQKLVLNMLSTAIMIRLGRVKGNRMVDMQLSNEKLVDRGTKMVMEATGLEEKQANELLLKHGSVRAAVAAFNH; from the coding sequence ATGAAGCGAATAACAGAATCCGAAAGCAATCATCACGACCTGGACCATCAATCAACACGGGAATTACTGATCGGTATCAATGAAGAAGACCATACCGTTCCATTGGCTGTGGAAAAGGAAATCCCGCAAATCGAGAAATTGGTCGACGGGTGTGTGGAACGCATGCGCGAAGGCGGACGATTGTTCTACATGGGAGCCGGTACCAGCGGTCGTCTGGGAATCGTAGACGCCAGTGAATGCCCTCCTACTTTTGGTGTTCCCCACGGAATGGTCATCGGGATCATTGCCGGCGGAGACCAGGCAATCCGCAAAGCAGTTGAGTTTGCAGAAGACGACCGCCAACAGGGCTGGAAAGACCTGGAAGCTTTCAACGTGACAGAAAAAGACATCGTTGTTGGGATTGCTGCATCCGGAACAACACCTTATGTTCTCGGAGCACTGGAAACAGCCAAAAAACACGGTATCCTTACCGGTGGAATTTCCTGCAATCCCGGTTCTCCGTTGAGCCAGCTGGCAGATATCGCCATTACCCCCGTTGTTGGCCCGGAATTCGTGACCGGAAGTACCCGCATGAAAAGCGGAACTGCACAGAAACTGGTACTGAACATGCTTTCTACCGCAATCATGATCCGCCTGGGAAGAGTTAAAGGAAACCGGATGGTAGATATGCAGTTGTCTAATGAAAAACTGGTCGACCGCGGCACTAAAATGGTCATGGAGGCTACCGGCCTGGAAGAAAAACAGGCAAATGAATTATTACTGAAACACGGTTCGGTAAGGGCAGCAGTAGCTGCTTTTAATCATTAA